ATAAAAAAAATCGTTTTTACAGCACTTTTATAATATTTGATAACTCcgttcatattttaattatttaaataacttGCACATAAAATCATAGCTGAAATTTTGTAATAGTTATTACACAAAAAAGCTAATATTAAGCTTAaacaaaaataatcttttttaACCAATACACTTGCACCTGGTTTACTTTGATACATTGGAATTAGAAAGCTCTGCTCAATTCATAGATTTTGCTTTATTAGTTATTGAATTGTAAAtgtagttattagttattagttatgATACATTGGActggagtagtatataatttttCTTCTACCTTCGATTTTCAGCGATCgaattcaactttttttagaAAAACATTTTTAACTAATATACAATTTATCATGagatttattaatattaataatatcaaATAACAGAAAAGTTAAGAATATTCATTAAATAAGGATtcaaagaaataaaaaacaaaagtaaaaggATTTATTAAAACCTAATAACACTGTTGATTATCGACGGAAGTAAACTATACATATAACTATTAATGAATGCATTAACACTCTTCAATAATTCTGAACTAGTCGTCACTATTTCTGTTTAtatagggagtagtatttaagaGGATAATAATGGCTTCTTAGAGCATTCGTggcgcgccctaaagcccgccctatgcaccgccacgtcagcattttatcctcctcccCTTCTACCTGCAGTAGAGCGTCCGAAGCATTTTAACTATTTTGTTAATTGACAAgtgaatcgaaaagttacaaatgaaaagtgaaatcagggtatatatataaacaaaattttcgaattttaaaattaaaaaaataaaaaaataaaaacgcgttgcatcgtccgcgccatcgtcaacggcacccacagtgggcggaggatgccctatcgtccgcggactaagcgtcaggcgcggacgacgcatcgtccgtcgtccgcggtgccacaatggcggacgataGTTCGCCCGACGCATCGGGCACGCTATCGTCCGCctcattgctgatgctcttatatATTAAAATGATTCAAACTTTCGATCTATCTATTGATTAGAGGGATTGATTGGAGGGAGTTCGTCTTACCAATTAAATTACCCCCCATCATCTATAGTGGTGTTTTGTAAGTTTACATTTTCTTATATACTCCTCCTATGTACATAACTAAAATGGTGATTGTTCTAACTTCATCATCCCTAATCtaaaattttgtaaaatctGGGGTTGTATTGACTTGGGCCCAAATAATTCTAACATAAGTAGATCTACATGCattttgggcaaattttggaaTTCTATATCAGTTTGTTTCGTATATTTTGATGAAAAGAGCCTGCACTGCAGTTTTGATATCTTCGAATACAATTTATAACAAAAAGTGCACTACATATTTTACAGTCAGTACAATGAAAATCTAATTGAGCATACAGTAATACTTGTACAGATTATTAGAATTTCTTAAATacctatatataattatattatgcCATGTGGCAAATGGTCGTCTTCGATATCATCGACGTTCAGAAACAAGGAGCTGAAACTTCGAGAAAataaattcacacacaacacttTCAATCTGTGATTAATTTACACACATTTTGTTACTCAAAAATGTCAGCTTTATCCAATTCTGTTGTCATTTCGGAACGCCCTCTTCTCCATTTCTCGTCTGGTAAATCTTctgatttatttcatttttttgcatCTCTTAAttatctttcttttttgtttgttcaTCATTTTGAATTTCTCTTCACATACATGGATCTTCTGATTCATTTCATTCTTGAACTGGctaataatatcatattttgtTGTTTGTGTAAGCTGTATTGTTTCTTCATAATGTTTTCTggaaatatgatttttttagCTTTGAAGATATAATACAAGTGCTTGatgaatttggggattttgaATAATGTTGCTGGCATTAACTGAAAAGAAACTCCtcttgatttattattttttaggtTTCTTAACAGCTGTTCTACGATGCCACTACTGCCAAACTTGGGgaattttcttttcatttatttcttttgtATATGGAGTAGAATTTTAGCTCGATTTTGTAAGAATGTTGCTTCGATTCCATGATTCTAGTATAAGCTTGCTTAGTGTTAGTGGTTAGACAATACTACTATTGTTCTGATTCTTGTAGGAGTATAAATGTATTCTTTAAAAGTGAAATGGATACGAGCTGTAGCACGTTGTCATGCACGTCACTGTATGTTTATGATGTATGTCCTAATTTGTATCTGAAATCAGCAGATGGTTTAGGTTCCCCCAAGCTGGCCTTCAGCAAAGACGGGGCAAGGAAATCAAGAAGCCTGAGTAAAGCACTCACTGTCCAAGCCAGTTACAAGTATTGTCTTCACATTTGATTTGGCAAGCTGTTCTTCTTTATAGTTTCTTATCAAGATAATTGAAAATGTGATAGATAATAGTGGTACCGTTTAACCATGTAATTGAGATTCAATATGAGACTCTTTAAGTATCTTCGTCAATATTCTCTATATCAGGACTCCGTCACTCAGCTATATAAATGatgatttcatttgttatatataggtattttaaattttttagtgtATTAAGAGGCCATCTAAAAGTATTGTTGGGATTTTGTAATTGATGTAGTGACGGTGGAAGACCAAGCAACGGAGGTGCCTTTATTAGCGGATTTGTTCTAGGGGGATTACTCGTTGGAACACTTGGTTGTGTCTATGCACCTCAGGTCCGACTGATATGATCAATCAATAACAATCCAATTCGTATCATCACTTGTCAATACATGATTTTTTGCTGACACTTTGAAAGTGGTGTAGCTGACATTCGACTGGTCTTTTTTTTCGAGCTCACAGATCAGCAAAGCTTTAACTGGTACTGAGAAGAAGGATTTGATGAAAAAGCTGCCCAAATTCCTCTACGACGAAGAGAAGGCTTTAGAGGTATGTACGTAGCTCTTTAGTTTGAAGAGGCCAATTATAGCTAATATCTATATGAATTGTAAGTGCAAAATTTGTGGTCATAATGCTAGCAGAGTTAGTTAATAATCTATACTCAACTCATTGATTCAGGAAACAaattaatagaaataaacaCAAATAGGTGTTGCCCTGGTCTCGGCAGAAACAACACTTTAGGTACTAATGATTGGAACATAGTTGGTAGTGTATCTAAATTCTTTGTCACTTTATGACTCTTTCCTTGCGTATAACTTTATCCACAGAAACAACGCAAGAAACTAGCTGAGAAGATAGAACAACTCAACTTGGCTATAGATAATGTGTCGACACAATTGAAGACAGAAGAAGAACCCCCTACTGAGGAAGATTTGAATGTAGAGGAGGACATAGAAGCTCTTGTCTAAACCATGTCAGTCATCTCGGAATCGGACCACCTATGCGCTTGTTGCATTATACGCCCATCGTTTTGGGATATACACTTGTTTGTTCATGCTTCGGAATGATTTCCATGAGATTTTAGTTCGAAATTGTTTATGAAAAGCTACGAATTCTGTGAATGCTGAGATtgttcaaataatttgtactgtatttcttcttttcttcataTGTTGCATTTTTAATTTTGCAGGATTTCTGAATTCATGATTAAATTCTAGGTTTGGTAGTATTATTCAGAAGGCCTTAGAGTTGCATATAATTATGCATTGGTATACACATATTATTGGTTGAGCTCACAGcaaaatatttgttttgtgCAGTTGATTGAATTTCCATAgataaagtaaaaacaaaaatagtTGACTCTAGAAAATGAATGTTTGTCATGTACATTCAATATGAATGAAAAGTGTATAAGATAACAATAGtaatatgaaaatattaaaaatataaaatggagTGATCAATCTTGTGGTGCAAAATCTGATGGTGGAGAAATAAGCTTGATCCTATCTGATACCAATCCTCAAACATCATCTTCACCACTCACTAGAAAATCAATCATAGCCAATAATtattccaaaaaagaaaaaaaaagataatttatttacatatattatatattacaTATATCTTGAAAATATTTCCTGTAGTTTCAGTTGCAGCCATGGCTTCCCATGCAGCATTAGCATCTTCAAGAATCCCAACAAGCACGAGGCTTACATCGAGAACCGGTCACTCTTTTCCTGCTCAATGCTTTTCTAAGGTGAGTTAatttccttcctttttcttgcaTCTCTCGTGAGTTTCATGTGCTCTACTTTGATTGTTACTGTGGTTATCTTTAGAAGCTCGAGGTGGCTGAATTCTCCGGCCTTAGGTCGAGTGGATGTACGTCTTTCGCCAAGAATGCTAGGGAGGCTTCTTTCTTTGACGTGGTGGCTGCACAGCTCACTCCAATGGTACAGATTGATTTATGAATTTTGTTTGAAAAATCTGTTTAAGATGATGCATCCATGTTAAGAAGGTGGATGTAATGAATGATGAAGCATCAACTAATCACACAACTCAAAGTAACAAATTTCTCGTGCAATATTATTAGACTGCAGGATCCACGCCCGTTAAGGGAGAGACCGTTGCCAAATTGAAGGTCGCGATAAATGGTTTCGGACGCATTGGGAGGAACTTCCTCCGCTGCTGGCATGGCCGGAAGGACTCACCACTTGAGGTGGTGGTCGTGAACGACAGTGGCGGTGTCAAGAACGTAAGTCTACGACATACTCACAAAAAATATCCAACCTTTGCAATTCAACTGATTTCCATTTCAACATTAGGCCTCCCACTTGCTCAAGTACGACTCCATGCTTGGCACCTTCAAAGCAGATGTCAAGATAGTCGACAACGAGACCATCAGTGTAGACGGGAAGCCTATCAAGGTTGTCGCCAACAGGGACCCTCTCAAGCTTCCTTGGGCTGAACTTGGCATTGACATTGTCATTGAGGTATCTGCGATTGAAATTCAATTTCTCAACCTGCTCGACTAGTCGAAGATTATAATGTCTATACTGAGAAATCTTGAACGCAGGGGACCGGTGTATTTGTGGATGGTCCGGGAGCGGGCAAGCACATTCAAGCCGGAGCCAAGAAGGTTATCATCACTGCTCCGGCTAAAGGGGCCGATATTCCAACCTACGTCGTTGGTGTTAACGAACAAGACTACTCCCATGAAGTCGCTGACATCATAAGGTCCGGTTAGATCTCTACTGATCCTTGTAAGAATCTTATGTAACACGTGTTTTGTTGCGTGTTTACAGC
This sequence is a window from Salvia splendens isolate huo1 chromosome 14, SspV2, whole genome shotgun sequence. Protein-coding genes within it:
- the LOC121763943 gene encoding uncharacterized protein LOC121763943 isoform X1 is translated as MSALSNSVVISERPLLHFSSADGLGSPKLAFSKDGARKSRSLSKALTVQASYNDGGRPSNGGAFISGFVLGGLLVGTLGCVYAPQISKALTGTEKKDLMKKLPKFLYDEEKALEKQRKKLAEKIEQLNLAIDNVSTQLKTEEEPPTEEDLNVEEDIEALV
- the LOC121763943 gene encoding uncharacterized protein LOC121763943 isoform X2 translates to MSALSNSVVISERPLLHFSSDGLGSPKLAFSKDGARKSRSLSKALTVQASYNDGGRPSNGGAFISGFVLGGLLVGTLGCVYAPQISKALTGTEKKDLMKKLPKFLYDEEKALEKQRKKLAEKIEQLNLAIDNVSTQLKTEEEPPTEEDLNVEEDIEALV
- the LOC121763941 gene encoding glyceraldehyde-3-phosphate dehydrogenase B, chloroplastic-like isoform X1, coding for MASHAALASSRIPTSTRLTSRTGHSFPAQCFSKKLEVAEFSGLRSSGCTSFAKNAREASFFDVVAAQLTPMTAGSTPVKGETVAKLKVAINGFGRIGRNFLRCWHGRKDSPLEVVVVNDSGGVKNASHLLKYDSMLGTFKADVKIVDNETISVDGKPIKVVANRDPLKLPWAELGIDIVIEGTGVFVDGPGAGKHIQAGAKKVIITAPAKGADIPTYVVGVNEQDYSHEVADIISNASCTTNCLAPFVKILDEEFGIVKGTMTTTHSYTGDQRLLDASHRDLRRARAAALNIVPTSTGAAKAVSLVLPQLKGKLNGIALRVPTPNVSVVDLVVNTAKKGMSAEDVNAAFRKAADGPLEGVLAVCDAPLVSVDFRCSDVSSTIDSSLTMVMGDDMVKVVAWYDNEWGYSQRVVDLAHLVAAKWAGASTQGSGDPLEDYCKTNPAEEECKVYEA
- the LOC121763941 gene encoding glyceraldehyde-3-phosphate dehydrogenase B, chloroplastic-like isoform X2 — protein: MASHAALASSRIPTSTRLTSRTGHSFPAQCFSKLEVAEFSGLRSSGCTSFAKNAREASFFDVVAAQLTPMTAGSTPVKGETVAKLKVAINGFGRIGRNFLRCWHGRKDSPLEVVVVNDSGGVKNASHLLKYDSMLGTFKADVKIVDNETISVDGKPIKVVANRDPLKLPWAELGIDIVIEGTGVFVDGPGAGKHIQAGAKKVIITAPAKGADIPTYVVGVNEQDYSHEVADIISNASCTTNCLAPFVKILDEEFGIVKGTMTTTHSYTGDQRLLDASHRDLRRARAAALNIVPTSTGAAKAVSLVLPQLKGKLNGIALRVPTPNVSVVDLVVNTAKKGMSAEDVNAAFRKAADGPLEGVLAVCDAPLVSVDFRCSDVSSTIDSSLTMVMGDDMVKVVAWYDNEWGYSQRVVDLAHLVAAKWAGASTQGSGDPLEDYCKTNPAEEECKVYEA